One part of the Hydra vulgaris chromosome 01, alternate assembly HydraT2T_AEP genome encodes these proteins:
- the LOC136074178 gene encoding E3 SUMO-protein ligase ZBED1-like — protein MSARKNKIWRYFQKTSDGADCKACKKSLKTKDGNTSGLHRHLEKKHSHDYVEYSEKTDDSLLPPPKKKQRTMVEMLETKSKYDKVNSIQKQFDSAMLDYFCIDLASFSAVEGICFKKLFDIANPKLSLHRRTTYSRKLSIRSREVQAGMKSIITEITPNLKSAAFTSDLWTSRAQDSYISWTFHAIDENWRLHHWTPHVQQFPGRHTGILIDGKLDSFLEELNLPADLPMYCVNDQARNMKLAVKLSKRLDQYLCNNHILQCEVRDSFGMTAGIDDVLQTCKDLASLTHHLTVAAELLESESDAQGINFRQLRQFVDARWNSDLDCMASTDGKNGYGVLYAKNLKSCIEKRIPFCHTGNLFSGAANYLNPALKRLHLKLFKKFQTTKEWLVSQVKDNVEAQPVARVLSADLSLNSKLKRKLNVRLETQEPTSELNPILSEMCQYEYLPDAKKDFPILDLWKLHSNTLPELSSLARQILDIPASSTKLERVFSSNGNVIRSSRHNLHPEKVEQIILIKKNIVKNFYTI, from the exons ATGTCagcaagaaaaaacaaaatctggagatattttcaaaaaacaagtgACGGTGCTGATTGCAAGGCGTGCAAAAAGTCTTTGAAAACAAAAGATGGAAACACAAGCGGACTTCATCGTCACCTCGAAAAAAAACACAGCCACGATTACGTTGAGTATTCTGAAAAAACTGACGACTCTCTTCTTCCTCCTCCTAAGAAGAAACAACGAACCATGGTCGAAATGCTTGAAACAAAGTCCAAATATGACAAAGTCAATTCCATTCAAAAACAGTTTGACTCTGCAATGCTGGATTACTTTTGCATTGATTTGGCATCCTTTTCAGCAGTCGAAGGAATATGTTTCAAGAAATTGTTTGACATTGCAAACCCTAAACTGAGCCTTCATCGCAGAACAACATATTCAAGAAAGCTTTCAATTCGGTCAAGAGAAGTTCAAGCTGGAATGAAAAGCATAATAACGGAGATTACGCCAAATCTAAAAAGTGCTGCATTTACTTCTGACCTTTGGACTTCTAGAGCTCAGGACAGCTACATCTCTTGGACTTTTCATGCTATTGACGAAAATTGGAGACTACATCACTGGACACCCCATGTCCAACAGTTCCCAGGCAGACACACAGGTATCTTAATTGATGGAAAGCTGGATTCTTTCTTAGAAGAACTAAATTTGCCTGCTGATTTGCCAATGTACTGCGTGAACGACCAGGCAAGAAACATGAAACTTGCAGTCAAATTGTCAAAGCGCCTTGACCAATACTTGTGCAACAATCATATTTTGCAATGTGAAGTTCGAGACTCATTTGGAATGACTGCTGGAATTGATGATGTGTTGCAAACATGCAAAGATTTGGCTTCTTTAACTCACCATTTAACAGTTGCAGCTGAGTTGCTTGAATCAGAATCAGACGCTCAAGGAATCAATTTTAGACAGTTACGCCAATTTGTTGACGCAAGATGGAATAGTGATCTGGATTGCATGGCTTCA ACGGATGGAAAAAATGGCTACGGTGTCTTGTAtgcaaaaaacttgaaaagcTGCATTGAGAAAAGAATTCCTTTTTGTCACACTGGAAACTTATTTAGTGGTGCAGCAAATTACTTAAATCCTGCTTTAAAGAGACTTCACTTGAAGctcttcaaaaaatttcaaacaacaaaAGAATGGTTAGTCTCACAGGTTAAGGATAATGTTGAGGCCCAACCTGTTGCCAGAGTCCTTTCAGCAGATTTGTCCCTTAATTCAAAATTGAAGCGCAAGTTAAACGTCAGACTTGAAACACAAGAGCCAACATCTGAACTGAATCCTATTTTGAGCGAAATGTGCCAGTATGAATATCTCCCTGATGCCAAAAAAGACTTTCCGATTCTTGATTTGTGGAAATTGCATTCAAATACATTGCCAGAACTCTCTTCATTAGCTAGACAAATTTTAGATATTCCAGCAAGTTCAACTAAATTAGAGAGAGTTTTTAGCTCAAATGGAAATGTCATCCGATCATCCAGACACAACTTACACCcagaaaaagtagaacaaatcatcttaatcaaaaaaaacattgtcaaaaatttctacacaatataa